Sequence from the Candidatus Phytoplasma solani genome:
AACCTCCCAATCATCTTCTACATTATAAATTATTTTAATATCATTAGTTTCTTTGATTTTGTTTATAACAGCAGCTATTATTGTTTCTAATTAAAACCAAAAAAACAAATCACGTCCCAAAATAATACCACCAAAAAGAAAAAATAACCTTAAAAATTAACTTTATTCATGATAAAACTTATTTTTTTGCTTTTGTTTGTATATAATAACAATTAATAGTTAAGTTTAAATCATAGTTTCATTTTTAAAAAAAACAAAGACTAGGATAATTAATTTTTTTATACGCAGAAAGTTAAATTATAAAAAGAAAGCAGACACCATTATTTTATGCTATTGTCTTTTTAACTTTTAATCTTATCGCTTATCTTCATTAATTATTTATTGTGGCCAAAAAATACAACACAAACTTCTGCTAATCCCAAAACTAATCTTGTAATAGCTATAATTGATAGTTGCCCTCCTCATAACAAAAAAACAAACAAATTTTTACACCCAACAACACCACCAACCTACTAACTACACACTCACACACGTCACAGCCCTCAGCCAATCAACTAAAAAAAACAAAAAAACCAAGAACAAACCAAAAATACCTACAAACATAAATCAACTGATACAATCACACCCTGAACCAGCAAAAACACCACATACTACAATCTACTTCCGTCTGCAAGAAGCAAACAAGTTTCTAAACACTAAATTTTCTATAATTCGCTTCCTTTCAAAAACTAATTTCGGATTGTTCCTAACTAGCTATTTATACTAATCTGTTCTTTATTGATTCCTTTGTTTAGTCTTATTATATGTCATGTATTTGTTAATTTGTTGTTTTCCTGTGGCATGTTTTACTACTTTTTTTGCACCAAAATCAATTAACCAAACTATTTTTTGAAAACCCCCTTATCCCTTACGACAAAAAGAGTTAATTTTTTTATGTCATTAATAACTTGTTTTTTTTCTTTACTTTTGATATAATTTTAATTAGAGTTATTAATAACAATTAATAATGAAATTATTATTCAAAAGAAAGGATTTTAAATTCATACATGGCTAATATTAAACAACAAAAAAAACGCATTAAAACTGATGAAAAACGTCGTCTTAGAAACATTTCTTTTAAATCATCAGTGAAAACAACCGTCAAACGAGTTAAAATTGCAGTCACTAACGCTGACAAAACGCAAGCATTAAATTTTTTAAACTTAGCTTACAAAAAACTAGACAAAGGCGCTTCCAAAAAAATCTATCATCTTAATTTTGTTGCTAGAAATAAATCTGTTTT
This genomic interval carries:
- the rpsT gene encoding 30S ribosomal protein S20 produces the protein MANIKQQKKRIKTDEKRRLRNISFKSSVKTTVKRVKIAVTNADKTQALNFLNLAYKKLDKGASKKIYHLNFVARNKSVLQKLVNSIK